A window of Campylobacter pinnipediorum subsp. pinnipediorum contains these coding sequences:
- a CDS encoding DMT family transporter produces the protein MTSRAKELYSDILLFLVAIVWGVTFLPMAKALHTNGVFTILFWRFLIAFLLMFLISFKFIKKADKNSIKHGAILGIFLFMGFAVQTFALKYIPSSTVAFITGLNVVFVPFVVFVFFAKKIAIYSYIGALLSAFGLYFLSSTELGFTKGELLSIICALAYTLHIVLTSEFAKKSDTIILVNVQFLVVAILNFICAIVFEGDAIPVVNFDFVTAVLIASIFATVIAFYVQTKAQEFTSPIKTSLIFTFEPVTAGIVGYFIGKENISQTQIMGAFAILFGIIISEIGSYKKHSH, from the coding sequence ATGACATCAAGAGCTAAAGAACTTTATTCTGATATATTGCTTTTTTTAGTTGCGATTGTTTGGGGTGTTACTTTTTTGCCTATGGCAAAGGCACTCCATACGAATGGTGTCTTTACTATACTTTTTTGGAGGTTTTTGATAGCTTTTTTGCTTATGTTTTTAATATCGTTTAAATTTATAAAAAAAGCTGATAAGAACTCTATAAAACATGGCGCTATTCTTGGTATTTTTTTATTTATGGGATTTGCCGTTCAAACATTTGCGTTAAAGTATATACCAAGTTCTACAGTGGCTTTTATAACTGGTCTTAATGTTGTTTTTGTGCCATTTGTGGTATTTGTCTTTTTTGCAAAAAAGATAGCCATATACTCATATATAGGTGCTTTGCTAAGTGCTTTTGGGCTTTATTTTTTATCAAGCACAGAACTTGGCTTTACAAAAGGTGAGCTTTTAAGTATTATTTGCGCTTTAGCTTATACTTTACATATAGTTTTAACTTCTGAATTTGCAAAAAAGAGTGATACAATTATTTTGGTCAATGTCCAATTTTTAGTTGTAGCTATTTTGAATTTTATATGTGCTATTGTGTTTGAGGGTGATGCGATTCCGGTTGTGAATTTTGATTTTGTCACTGCTGTTTTGATTGCATCAATTTTTGCAACCGTTATAGCTTTTTATGTTCAAACAAAAGCACAAGAATTTACATCGCCTATAAAAACATCTTTGATTTTTACATTTGAGCCAGTTACCGCTGGAATAGTTGGTTATTTTATAGGCAAAGAGAACATTAGTCAGACTCAAATAATGGGAGCTTTTGCTATTTTATTCGGTATAATCATAAGCGAAATTGGTTCTTACAAAAAACATTCACATTAA